In the Drosophila gunungcola strain Sukarami unplaced genomic scaffold, Dgunungcola_SK_2 000001F, whole genome shotgun sequence genome, one interval contains:
- the LOC128261942 gene encoding uncharacterized protein LOC128261942 isoform X7, translating to MKKVIVLTKVVPPAKKKEQDQGPCARVRKIRPINMGGNVEQRPWTPTVRLGRIAAETTNPGPATVQLPTLIGSKVPDSKKKAAPSYSFGHKLGGKYDTSGPGPAQYNVTGMRAKGRDYPRAATLQSRPKELTRFSNPGPGEYDVVPAAKAVIDATPKYTFGQRPATLKTFQIPAPGAYCPEKVKLNKTPEFSFGIKHHEQRPDYTPAPGTYKPEQVVLEHMPAYSFGLKTKHIQVSDTPAPGAYSPEKSRLHSTPAYSITGKASHDVVDCNPAPGAYEPEKCVLSRTPAFTFGHRVELAKCSDTPAPGTYNPEKVRLDHTPAFTLSGRPETRSISETPAPGSYAPERYRNDRTPAFTFGGKHEQRLDSSTPAPGDYCPEKVRHDHNPAFSFAGRHELHKTSDTPAPGAYETEKVRQDHNPAFSFAGRHDLQRPSETPAPGAYSPEKVRQDHNPAFSFAGRHDLQRPSETPAPGAYSPEKVRQDHNPAFSMAGKHSQKVASDGPAPGDYCPEKVRLDHTPAFSFGVKNDPKIENNTPAPGDYHPEKVRQDHNPAFSFAGRHDLHKPSETPAPGAYSPEKTRQDHNPAFSMAGKYDQKIANGTPAPGDYSPEKVRLDHTPAYSFGVKNDPKIENNTPAPGDYHPEKVRQDHNPAYSFAGRHDLHKPSDSPAPGAYCPEKFRQDHNPAFSMAGKHIEKLVNGTPAPGDYFPEKVRLDHTPAYTFGGKNDPKVENNTPAPGDYHPEKVRQDHNPAFSFAGRHDLQKPSDTPAPGAYCPEKVRQDHNPAFSMAGKHSQKISSDTPAPGDYSPEKVRLDHTPAYTFGGKNDPKVENNTPAPGDYHPEKVRQDHNPAFSFAGRHDLHKPSETPAPGAYSPEKVRQDHNPAFSMAGKHIEKLVNGTPAPGDYCPEKVRLDHTPAYTFGGRNDPKVENDTPAPGDYHPEKVRQDHNPAFSFAGRHDLHKPSDTPAPGAYSPEKTRQDHNPAFSMAGKHDPKVSNDTPAPGDYSPEKFRHDHTPSYTFAGKNDPKIENNTPAPGDYHPEKVRQDHVPAFSFAGRHDLQKPSDTPAPGAYSPEKTRQDHNPAFSMAGKYIQKLTNGTPAPGDYCPEKVRLDHTPAYSFGVKSDLKSENNTPAPGDYHPEKVRQDHVPAFSFAGRHDLHKPSETPAPGAYSPEKVRQDHNPAFTMAGKHDPRVCNDTPAPGDYHPEKVRQDFNPAFTFAGKHDPRPLSESPAPGDYSPEKVRLDRAPAFSFGGKHDPKPEHLHPAPCDYSPEKVRLDHTPAYTIAGRPAADPVSQTPAPCDYHPEQCHVDSASTPAFTFGMRLGRERISDTPAPSAYEPEKHNLHSTPAYSFGTKSEIRMTTDAPAPGHYYPEQCNLDSSPAYSFGLKTVPTASLPEPRGVYIEDRIVQRRERRLASPVRNNAECTTTTTNNSNNAGSSSSTTTTTTTTTTKTFINGVEQPELQQKQTTKQVNGTATHKELKSAPPAPLSNGNHLAKVETTTMQQVVQGQKDTGNLKVVASGKSDASATKAAAVSHQTVVRSDGAIVTSGQSSRMQTVKYAVEASSVQEKIISS from the exons ATGAAGAAAGTTATTGTTCTCACCAAGGTCGTCCCACCGGCGAAGAAAAAGGAACAGGATCAAGGCCCCTGTGCCCGCGTGCGAAAGATTCGTCCAATAAACATGGGCGGCAACGTGGAGCAGCGGCCGTGGACGCCAACAGTCCGCCTTGGCAGGATCGCAGCGGAGACCACCAATCCAGGCCCAGCCACCGTCCAGCTGCCGACTTTAATCG GTAGCAAAGTACCGGACTCCAAGAAGAAGGCCGCCCCCTCGTACTCCTTTGGGCACAAGTTGGGCGGCAAGTACGACACCTCCGGACCGGGTCCGGCGCAATACAATGTGACCGGGATGCGGGCGAAGGGCCGCGATTATCCCAGAGCAGCCACTCTGCAGAGCAGGCCCAAGGAACTGACGCGGTTCTCCAATCCCGGACCCGGCGAATACGACGTGGTGCCGGCGGCCAAGGCGGTGATCGATGCCACGCCCAAGTACACTTTTGGCCAGCGACCGGCCACGCTGAAGACGTTCCAGATTCCAG CTCCTGGCGCCTATTGTCCCGAGAAGGTGAAGCTCAACAAGACGCCGGAGTTCAGTTTCGGCATCAAGCACCACGAACAGAGGCCAGATTACACGCCAG CGCCGGGCACTTACAAACCTGAGCAGGTTGTCCTAGAACACATGCCCGCCTACAGCTTTGGCCTGAAAACCAAACACATCCAGGTCAGCGATACACCGG CACCCGGTGCCTACAGCCCCGAAAAATCTCGACTGCACTCCACACCCGCTTACTCAATCACAGGAAAGGCCTCCCACGATGTCGTCGATTGCAACCCTG CACCTGGAGCATACGAACCCGAGAAATGCGTGCTGAGCCGGACGCCCGCCTTCACCTTTGGCCACCGCGTGGAGCTAGCCAAGTGCAGCGACACGCCCGCACCGGGCACCTACAATCCCGAGAAGGTGCGGCTGGACCACACGCCCGCCTTCACCCTCTCCGGCCGTCCGGAGACCAGGTCGATCAGCGAGACGCCCGCGCCCGGTTCGTATGCCCCGGAAAGGTACCGCAACGACCGCACGCCGGCCTTCACCTTCGGCGGTAAGCACGAGCAGCGGCTCGACAGCTCCACTCCGGCACCGGGCGACTACTGTCCCGAAAAAGTGCGGCACGATCACAATCCCGCTTTCTCATTCGCCGGTCGCCACGAATTGCACAAGACGAGCGACACCCCAGCACCGGGAGCCTATGAAACGGAGAAGGTCCGCCAGGATCACAATCCCGCTTTCTCCTTCGCCGGGCGACACGATCTGCAGCGGCCCAGTGAAACACCCGCCCCGGGTGCCTACTCCCCGGAGAAGGTCCGCCAGGATCACAATCCCGCTTTCTCCTTCGCCGGGCGACACGATCTGCAGCGGCCCAGTGAAACACCCGCCCCGGGTGCCTACTCCCCGGAGAAGGTCCGCCAGGATCACAACCCCGCCTTCTCGATGGCCGGAAAGCACAGTCAGAAGGTGGCCAGCGATGGCCCAGCTCCCGGCGACTACTGTCCCGAGAAGGTTCGCCTGGACCACACGCCCGCCTTTAGTTTTGGGGTCAAGAACGATCCTAAAATAGAGAACAACACTCCAGCCCCTGGGGACTACCATCCCGAGAAAGTCAGGCAGGATCACAATCCCGCCTTTTCGTTCGCTGGTCGCCACGACCTCCACAAGCCCAGTGAAACTCCCGCACCAGGAGCCTACTCTCCGGAGAAAACCAGACAGGATCACAATCCAGCCTTCTCAATGGCTGGCAAGTATGATCAGAAGATTGCCAATGGCACTCCCGCCCCTGGAGACTATAGTCCCGAAAAGGTTAGATTAGATCACACACCAGCTTACAGTTTCGGGGTAAAGAATGATCCCAAAATAGAGAACAACACCCCTGCTCCAGGAGACTATCATCCGGAGAAGGTAAGGCAAGACCACAATCCCGCCTACTCCTTTGCCGGTCGTCATGATCTTCACAAGCCCAGTGATTCCCCTGCACCAGGAGCCTATTGTCCCGAAAAGTTCCGCCAAGATCACAACCCTGCCTTTTCGATGGCAGGCAAACATATCGAAAAGCTGGTAAATGGTACACCAGCTCCTGGTGACTACTTTCCTGAAAAGGTACGACTAGACCATACTCCCGCCTACACTTTTGGTGGCAAGAATGATCCTAAGGTGGAGAACAATACCCCAGCTCCAGGAGATTATCATCCGGAGAAGGTGAGGCAGGATCACAATCCCGCCTTCTCCTTTGCCGGTCGTCATGATCTCCAAAAGCCAAGTGATACTCCCGCCCCAGGAGCTTACTGTCCGGAGAAAGTTAGACAAGATCATAATCCGGCTTTCTCAATGGCTGGAAAACACAGCCAAAAGATCTCCAGCGACACACCAGCTCCAGGTGACTACAGTCCTGAGAAGGTTCGTCTAGATCACACACCCGCCTACACATTCGGTGGCAAGAATGATCCTAAGGTGGAGAATAATACTCCAGCTCCAGGTGATTATCACCCTGAAAAGGTAAGGCAGGATCACAATCCCGCCTTTTCCTTTGCAGGTCGCCATGATCTTCACAAACCTAGTGAAACTCCCGCCCCAGGAGCTTATTCCCCCGAAAAAGTTCGTCAGGATCACAATCCTGCCTTTTCGATGGCAGGCAAACATATCGAAAAGCTGGTAAATGGTACACCTGCTCCTGGAGATTACTGCCCAGAGAAGGTGCGATTGGATCATACACCCGCCTACACTTTTGGTGGCAGGAATGATCCTAAGGTAGAGAACGATACCCCTGCTCCAGGAGATTATCATCCCGAGAAAGTAAGGCAGGATCACAATCCAGCATTTTCTTTCGCTGGCCGTCATGATCTTCACAAGCCAAGTGATACGCCCGCCCCAGGAGCTTACTCTCCGGAGAAAACCAGGCAAGATCACAATCCAGCTTTCTCAATGGCCGGCAAGCATGATCCTAAGGTTTCCAATGACACTCCCGCACCTGGTGACTACAGTCCCGAGAAGTTCCGCCACGACCATACACCCTCCTACACTTTTGCGGGTAAAAATGATCCCAAAATTGAGAACAATACCCCTGCTCCTGGTGACTATCATCCCGAGAAAGTTAGGCAAGATCATGTGCCCGCATTTTCTTTCGCCGGCCGTCATGATCTCCAGAAACCAAGTGATACTCCCGCTCCTGGCGCCTACTCTCCCGAGAAGACCCGACAAGATCACAATCCCGCCTTCTCAATGGCTGGAAAATACATTCAAAAGCTGACCAATGGTACGCCAGCTCCGGGCGACTACTGTCCCGAAAAGGTTCGCCTGGATCATACTCCCGCCTACAGCTTTGGTGTTAAGAGTGATCTGAAGTCGGAGAACAACACCCCGGCTCCTGGTGACTATCATCCCGAGAAAGTTAGGCAAGATCATGTGCCCGCATTTTCCTTTGCCGGGCGGCATGATCTTCACAAGCCCAGTGAGACCCCTGCCCCGGGAGCCTACTCCCCAGAGAAAGTCAGGCAGGATCACAATCCAGCCTTCACAATGGCAGGGAAACATGATCCCAGGGTTTGCAATGACACCCCAGCACCTGGTGACTATCACCCCGAGAAGGTCAGGCAGGACTTCAATCCGGCGTTCACCTTCGCCGGCAAACACGATCCGAGACCCTTGAGCGAATCCCCGGCACCCGGCGACTACAGCCCCGAGAAGGTGCGACTGGACCGAGCACCCGCTTTCAGCTTTGGCGGCAAGCACGACCCCAAACCGGAGCACCTCCATCCTGCGCCCTGCGACTACTCACCCGAGAAGGTTCGCCTCGACCATACACCCGCCTACACCATTGCAGGTCGACCAGCCGCCGATCCCGTCAGTCAGACGCCGGCTCCCTGCGACTACCATCCGGAGCAGTGCCACGTGGACAGCGCCAGCACTCCGGCCTTCACCTTCGGCATGCGTCTGGGACGGGAGCGCATTTCCGACACTCCAG CACCCTCCGCCTATGAGCCGGAAAAGCACAACCTGCACTCCACACCCGCCTACAGTTTTGGCACCAAGTCGGAGATCCGCATGACCACCGATGCCCCAG CCCCTGGTCACTATTATCCCGAGCAGTGCAACCTAGACAGCTCGCCAGCCTATAGTTTTGGCCTGAAGACAGTGCCCACTGCTTCGCTTCCAG AACCCAGGGGCGTGTACATCGAAGATCGCATTGTCCAAAGACGCGAACGCCGTCTGGCCAGTCCCG TACGCAACAATGCGGAatgcaccaccaccaccaccaacaacagcaacaatgctggaagcagcagcagcaccacaacaacaacaaccaccaccaccacaaaGACCTTCATCAATGGGGTGGAGCAGCCCGAGctgcagcaaaagcaaaccACCAAGCAGGTGAATGGCACCGCCACCCACAAAGAGCTTAAGTccgcaccaccagcaccactgAGCAATGGCAACCACCTGGCCAAGGTGGAAACCACCACAATGCAGCAGGTGGTTCAAGGTCAGAAGGATACGGGCAACCTGAAGGTGGTGGCCAGCGGTAAGTCGGATGCCAGTGCCACCAAGGCGGCGGCCGTGAGCCACCAGACGGTGGTGCGATCCGATGGCGCCATCGTCACCAGTGGCCAGTCCTCGAGGATGCAGACGGTCAAGTACGCTGTGGAGGCCAGCAGCGTGCAGGAGAAGATAATCAG
- the LOC128261942 gene encoding uncharacterized protein LOC128261942 isoform X2 — protein MKKVIVLTKVVPPAKKKEQDQGPCARVRKIRPINMGGNVEQRPWTPTVRLGRIAAETTNPGPATVQLPTLIGSKVPDSKKKAAPSYSFGHKLGGKYDTSGPGPAQYNVTGMRAKGRDYPRAATLQSRPKELTRFSNPGPGEYDVVPAAKAVIDATPKYTFGQRPATLKTFQIPGPNHYRVVPLDVVKRRAPRYSFRIKVNVYFVNNPAPNSYCPEKVTQSKKNAPRYTFGRRTKIEHDRGTPAPGAYCPEKVKLNKTPEFSFGIKHHEQRPDYTPAPGTYKPEQVVLEHMPAYSFGLKTKHIQVSDTPAPGAYSPEKSRLHSTPAYSITGKASHDVVDCNPAPGAYEPEKCVLSRTPAFTFGHRVELAKCSDTPAPGTYNPEKVRLDHTPAFTLSGRPETRSISETPAPGSYAPERYRNDRTPAFTFGGKHEQRLDSSTPAPGDYCPEKVRHDHNPAFSFAGRHELHKTSDTPAPGAYETEKVRQDHNPAFSFAGRHDLQRPSETPAPGAYSPEKVRQDHNPAFSFAGRHDLQRPSETPAPGAYSPEKVRQDHNPAFSMAGKHSQKVASDGPAPGDYCPEKVRLDHTPAFSFGVKNDPKIENNTPAPGDYHPEKVRQDHNPAFSFAGRHDLHKPSETPAPGAYSPEKTRQDHNPAFSMAGKYDQKIANGTPAPGDYSPEKVRLDHTPAYSFGVKNDPKIENNTPAPGDYHPEKVRQDHNPAYSFAGRHDLHKPSDSPAPGAYCPEKFRQDHNPAFSMAGKHIEKLVNGTPAPGDYFPEKVRLDHTPAYTFGGKNDPKVENNTPAPGDYHPEKVRQDHNPAFSFAGRHDLQKPSDTPAPGAYCPEKVRQDHNPAFSMAGKHSQKISSDTPAPGDYSPEKVRLDHTPAYTFGGKNDPKVENNTPAPGDYHPEKVRQDHNPAFSFAGRHDLHKPSETPAPGAYSPEKVRQDHNPAFSMAGKHIEKLVNGTPAPGDYCPEKVRLDHTPAYTFGGRNDPKVENDTPAPGDYHPEKVRQDHNPAFSFAGRHDLHKPSDTPAPGAYSPEKTRQDHNPAFSMAGKHDPKVSNDTPAPGDYSPEKFRHDHTPSYTFAGKNDPKIENNTPAPGDYHPEKVRQDHVPAFSFAGRHDLQKPSDTPAPGAYSPEKTRQDHNPAFSMAGKYIQKLTNGTPAPGDYCPEKVRLDHTPAYSFGVKSDLKSENNTPAPGDYHPEKVRQDHVPAFSFAGRHDLHKPSETPAPGAYSPEKVRQDHNPAFTMAGKHDPRVCNDTPAPGDYHPEKVRQDFNPAFTFAGKHDPRPLSESPAPGDYSPEKVRLDRAPAFSFGGKHDPKPEHLHPAPCDYSPEKVRLDHTPAYTIAGRPAADPVSQTPAPCDYHPEQCHVDSASTPAFTFGMRLGRERISDTPAPSAYEPEKHNLHSTPAYSFGTKSEIRMTTDAPAPGHYYPEQCNLDSSPAYSFGLKTVPTASLPVRNNAECTTTTTNNSNNAGSSSSTTTTTTTTTTKTFINGVEQPELQQKQTTKQVNGTATHKELKSAPPAPLSNGNHLAKVETTTMQQVVQGQKDTGNLKVVASGKSDASATKAAAVSHQTVVRSDGAIVTSGQSSRMQTVKYAVEASSVQEKIISS, from the exons ATGAAGAAAGTTATTGTTCTCACCAAGGTCGTCCCACCGGCGAAGAAAAAGGAACAGGATCAAGGCCCCTGTGCCCGCGTGCGAAAGATTCGTCCAATAAACATGGGCGGCAACGTGGAGCAGCGGCCGTGGACGCCAACAGTCCGCCTTGGCAGGATCGCAGCGGAGACCACCAATCCAGGCCCAGCCACCGTCCAGCTGCCGACTTTAATCG GTAGCAAAGTACCGGACTCCAAGAAGAAGGCCGCCCCCTCGTACTCCTTTGGGCACAAGTTGGGCGGCAAGTACGACACCTCCGGACCGGGTCCGGCGCAATACAATGTGACCGGGATGCGGGCGAAGGGCCGCGATTATCCCAGAGCAGCCACTCTGCAGAGCAGGCCCAAGGAACTGACGCGGTTCTCCAATCCCGGACCCGGCGAATACGACGTGGTGCCGGCGGCCAAGGCGGTGATCGATGCCACGCCCAAGTACACTTTTGGCCAGCGACCGGCCACGCTGAAGACGTTCCAGATTCCAG GTCCCAACCATTATCGAGTGGTGCCCCTTGATGTCGTCAAGCGGCGAGCCCCACGATACTCCTTTCGCATTAAGGTTAACGTGTACTTTGTTAACAATCCAG CTCCGAATAGCTATTGCCCTGAAAAGGTCACGCAATCAAAAAAGAATGCGCCACGCTACACGTTCGGTAGACGAACTAAAATCGAACACGATCGGGGCACACCAG CTCCTGGCGCCTATTGTCCCGAGAAGGTGAAGCTCAACAAGACGCCGGAGTTCAGTTTCGGCATCAAGCACCACGAACAGAGGCCAGATTACACGCCAG CGCCGGGCACTTACAAACCTGAGCAGGTTGTCCTAGAACACATGCCCGCCTACAGCTTTGGCCTGAAAACCAAACACATCCAGGTCAGCGATACACCGG CACCCGGTGCCTACAGCCCCGAAAAATCTCGACTGCACTCCACACCCGCTTACTCAATCACAGGAAAGGCCTCCCACGATGTCGTCGATTGCAACCCTG CACCTGGAGCATACGAACCCGAGAAATGCGTGCTGAGCCGGACGCCCGCCTTCACCTTTGGCCACCGCGTGGAGCTAGCCAAGTGCAGCGACACGCCCGCACCGGGCACCTACAATCCCGAGAAGGTGCGGCTGGACCACACGCCCGCCTTCACCCTCTCCGGCCGTCCGGAGACCAGGTCGATCAGCGAGACGCCCGCGCCCGGTTCGTATGCCCCGGAAAGGTACCGCAACGACCGCACGCCGGCCTTCACCTTCGGCGGTAAGCACGAGCAGCGGCTCGACAGCTCCACTCCGGCACCGGGCGACTACTGTCCCGAAAAAGTGCGGCACGATCACAATCCCGCTTTCTCATTCGCCGGTCGCCACGAATTGCACAAGACGAGCGACACCCCAGCACCGGGAGCCTATGAAACGGAGAAGGTCCGCCAGGATCACAATCCCGCTTTCTCCTTCGCCGGGCGACACGATCTGCAGCGGCCCAGTGAAACACCCGCCCCGGGTGCCTACTCCCCGGAGAAGGTCCGCCAGGATCACAATCCCGCTTTCTCCTTCGCCGGGCGACACGATCTGCAGCGGCCCAGTGAAACACCCGCCCCGGGTGCCTACTCCCCGGAGAAGGTCCGCCAGGATCACAACCCCGCCTTCTCGATGGCCGGAAAGCACAGTCAGAAGGTGGCCAGCGATGGCCCAGCTCCCGGCGACTACTGTCCCGAGAAGGTTCGCCTGGACCACACGCCCGCCTTTAGTTTTGGGGTCAAGAACGATCCTAAAATAGAGAACAACACTCCAGCCCCTGGGGACTACCATCCCGAGAAAGTCAGGCAGGATCACAATCCCGCCTTTTCGTTCGCTGGTCGCCACGACCTCCACAAGCCCAGTGAAACTCCCGCACCAGGAGCCTACTCTCCGGAGAAAACCAGACAGGATCACAATCCAGCCTTCTCAATGGCTGGCAAGTATGATCAGAAGATTGCCAATGGCACTCCCGCCCCTGGAGACTATAGTCCCGAAAAGGTTAGATTAGATCACACACCAGCTTACAGTTTCGGGGTAAAGAATGATCCCAAAATAGAGAACAACACCCCTGCTCCAGGAGACTATCATCCGGAGAAGGTAAGGCAAGACCACAATCCCGCCTACTCCTTTGCCGGTCGTCATGATCTTCACAAGCCCAGTGATTCCCCTGCACCAGGAGCCTATTGTCCCGAAAAGTTCCGCCAAGATCACAACCCTGCCTTTTCGATGGCAGGCAAACATATCGAAAAGCTGGTAAATGGTACACCAGCTCCTGGTGACTACTTTCCTGAAAAGGTACGACTAGACCATACTCCCGCCTACACTTTTGGTGGCAAGAATGATCCTAAGGTGGAGAACAATACCCCAGCTCCAGGAGATTATCATCCGGAGAAGGTGAGGCAGGATCACAATCCCGCCTTCTCCTTTGCCGGTCGTCATGATCTCCAAAAGCCAAGTGATACTCCCGCCCCAGGAGCTTACTGTCCGGAGAAAGTTAGACAAGATCATAATCCGGCTTTCTCAATGGCTGGAAAACACAGCCAAAAGATCTCCAGCGACACACCAGCTCCAGGTGACTACAGTCCTGAGAAGGTTCGTCTAGATCACACACCCGCCTACACATTCGGTGGCAAGAATGATCCTAAGGTGGAGAATAATACTCCAGCTCCAGGTGATTATCACCCTGAAAAGGTAAGGCAGGATCACAATCCCGCCTTTTCCTTTGCAGGTCGCCATGATCTTCACAAACCTAGTGAAACTCCCGCCCCAGGAGCTTATTCCCCCGAAAAAGTTCGTCAGGATCACAATCCTGCCTTTTCGATGGCAGGCAAACATATCGAAAAGCTGGTAAATGGTACACCTGCTCCTGGAGATTACTGCCCAGAGAAGGTGCGATTGGATCATACACCCGCCTACACTTTTGGTGGCAGGAATGATCCTAAGGTAGAGAACGATACCCCTGCTCCAGGAGATTATCATCCCGAGAAAGTAAGGCAGGATCACAATCCAGCATTTTCTTTCGCTGGCCGTCATGATCTTCACAAGCCAAGTGATACGCCCGCCCCAGGAGCTTACTCTCCGGAGAAAACCAGGCAAGATCACAATCCAGCTTTCTCAATGGCCGGCAAGCATGATCCTAAGGTTTCCAATGACACTCCCGCACCTGGTGACTACAGTCCCGAGAAGTTCCGCCACGACCATACACCCTCCTACACTTTTGCGGGTAAAAATGATCCCAAAATTGAGAACAATACCCCTGCTCCTGGTGACTATCATCCCGAGAAAGTTAGGCAAGATCATGTGCCCGCATTTTCTTTCGCCGGCCGTCATGATCTCCAGAAACCAAGTGATACTCCCGCTCCTGGCGCCTACTCTCCCGAGAAGACCCGACAAGATCACAATCCCGCCTTCTCAATGGCTGGAAAATACATTCAAAAGCTGACCAATGGTACGCCAGCTCCGGGCGACTACTGTCCCGAAAAGGTTCGCCTGGATCATACTCCCGCCTACAGCTTTGGTGTTAAGAGTGATCTGAAGTCGGAGAACAACACCCCGGCTCCTGGTGACTATCATCCCGAGAAAGTTAGGCAAGATCATGTGCCCGCATTTTCCTTTGCCGGGCGGCATGATCTTCACAAGCCCAGTGAGACCCCTGCCCCGGGAGCCTACTCCCCAGAGAAAGTCAGGCAGGATCACAATCCAGCCTTCACAATGGCAGGGAAACATGATCCCAGGGTTTGCAATGACACCCCAGCACCTGGTGACTATCACCCCGAGAAGGTCAGGCAGGACTTCAATCCGGCGTTCACCTTCGCCGGCAAACACGATCCGAGACCCTTGAGCGAATCCCCGGCACCCGGCGACTACAGCCCCGAGAAGGTGCGACTGGACCGAGCACCCGCTTTCAGCTTTGGCGGCAAGCACGACCCCAAACCGGAGCACCTCCATCCTGCGCCCTGCGACTACTCACCCGAGAAGGTTCGCCTCGACCATACACCCGCCTACACCATTGCAGGTCGACCAGCCGCCGATCCCGTCAGTCAGACGCCGGCTCCCTGCGACTACCATCCGGAGCAGTGCCACGTGGACAGCGCCAGCACTCCGGCCTTCACCTTCGGCATGCGTCTGGGACGGGAGCGCATTTCCGACACTCCAG CACCCTCCGCCTATGAGCCGGAAAAGCACAACCTGCACTCCACACCCGCCTACAGTTTTGGCACCAAGTCGGAGATCCGCATGACCACCGATGCCCCAG CCCCTGGTCACTATTATCCCGAGCAGTGCAACCTAGACAGCTCGCCAGCCTATAGTTTTGGCCTGAAGACAGTGCCCACTGCTTCGCTTCCAG TACGCAACAATGCGGAatgcaccaccaccaccaccaacaacagcaacaatgctggaagcagcagcagcaccacaacaacaacaaccaccaccaccacaaaGACCTTCATCAATGGGGTGGAGCAGCCCGAGctgcagcaaaagcaaaccACCAAGCAGGTGAATGGCACCGCCACCCACAAAGAGCTTAAGTccgcaccaccagcaccactgAGCAATGGCAACCACCTGGCCAAGGTGGAAACCACCACAATGCAGCAGGTGGTTCAAGGTCAGAAGGATACGGGCAACCTGAAGGTGGTGGCCAGCGGTAAGTCGGATGCCAGTGCCACCAAGGCGGCGGCCGTGAGCCACCAGACGGTGGTGCGATCCGATGGCGCCATCGTCACCAGTGGCCAGTCCTCGAGGATGCAGACGGTCAAGTACGCTGTGGAGGCCAGCAGCGTGCAGGAGAAGATAATCAG